From the Leptospira sp. WS60.C2 genome, one window contains:
- a CDS encoding TetR/AcrR family transcriptional regulator, translated as MSEKASKVNKSEEILAAALELFTAKGFDGTAVPLIAERANVAAGTIYRYFASKEELVNSLFQKWQLNLYDKIKDNFPENAEPKEQFHCIWQSMAEFQRENPVAFDFLEMQYNLPYLDKKSIAKRALLLKFLTRFAHENRAILIKFPPDALIAIVWGAFVGLVKGSRNGKIKLDDQFLKESEDLLWNAIKLP; from the coding sequence TTGAGCGAGAAGGCTTCAAAAGTGAACAAAAGCGAAGAAATCTTAGCGGCAGCACTCGAATTATTTACCGCAAAAGGATTTGATGGGACGGCAGTTCCCCTCATTGCAGAAAGAGCAAACGTTGCAGCAGGAACGATTTATCGTTATTTTGCGAGTAAAGAAGAACTTGTGAATTCCCTATTTCAAAAATGGCAATTAAATCTTTATGATAAAATTAAAGATAACTTTCCAGAGAATGCGGAACCAAAAGAACAATTCCATTGCATATGGCAATCGATGGCCGAATTCCAAAGAGAAAATCCAGTTGCTTTTGATTTTTTAGAAATGCAGTACAATCTTCCTTATCTCGATAAGAAGAGTATCGCAAAACGTGCGTTACTTTTGAAATTCTTAACTCGCTTTGCTCATGAGAATCGAGCCATCTTGATCAAATTTCCACCAGATGCTCTGATCGCGATTGTTTGGGGTGCATTTGTAGGACTAGTCAAGGGATCGCGGAATGGAAAAATCAAATTGGATGATCAGTTCTTAAAAGAATCGGAAGATTTATTATGGAATGCAATTAAACTTCCTTAA